Proteins encoded together in one Impatiens glandulifera chromosome 1, dImpGla2.1, whole genome shotgun sequence window:
- the LOC124924271 gene encoding subtilisin-like protease SBT4.3 — protein sequence MAEKTLMRSYTRSFNGFAANLTPYEASKLKNMKGVVLVFESHKLKLQTTRSWDYIGLSLDVSRNLTMESDIIIGHIDTGVRPNSDSLSDHGLGNVPKKWKGVCNGGKNFTCNKKLIGARYYIGDSAIDDSVDSHGTHTVSTAVGRVVKNANFFGIGNGTARGGVPSARIATYKACDMECDDKDILAAFDDAIADNVDIITVSIGPEIPVNISEDIVAIGSFHAMKKDILTVQGAGNTRNNLLKSVVSTVPWIFSVGASSIDRNIINKVVLKNGRTLISNTVNPFTTSKHNKKLVYGREITNHCNESSAMRCMNSCIDPSLVKGKIIVCNVDEFGLLALETGLNASGLIMRMSNQSKDVSKIVLLPTAYLSNHDFHYIESYLKSKSFPSARILKSKTIRNDGHVLGSFSSIGPNTKLPEILKPDITAPGLNILAESPSEKNAFLDIPGAKYNFRSGTSMACPHVTGVVAYVKSKHPDWSISAIKSSLMTTARTMNTKYNKNVVFGHGAGFIDPIKATHPGLVYETFLDEYMNMFCNLGLEGVKLREMLGTKEKCPKGIKMSTKDLNYPTMTAPVHTNSSFKIQFSRVVTNVGHANSIYHARVSTGDNTIYVDVEPNILSFVSLKERKKFVVTVSGHWLNQDHVSCSLDWFDGIHTVKSPILLYRSSII from the exons ATGGCCGAAAAGACGTTGATGAGAAGTTATACAAGAAGTTTTAATGGATTCGCTGCTAATCTTACTCCATATGAAGCCTCAAAATTGAAAa ACATGAAAGGAGTTGTCTTAGTTTTTGAAAGTCACAAGCTCAAACTTCAGACAACGAGATCTTGGGACTACATTGGATTATCCTTAGATGTTAGTCGAAATCTAACAATGGAGAGTGATATTATAATTGGCCACATTGACACGGGTGTACGACCTAATAGTGACAGTTTATCTGACCATGGCTTAGGAAATGTTCCTAAGAAATGGAAAGGTGTTTGTAATGGTGGCAAAAACTTCACTTGTAACAA AAAGTTGATTGGGGCGAGGTACTACATAGGAGACTCGGCAATAGACGATTCAGTAGATTCTCATGGAACCCACACAGTCTCCACCGCGGTTGGAAGAGTTGTAAAAAATGCAAATTTTTTTGGCATAGGAAACGGGACCGCTAGAGGAGGCGTCCCATCGGCAAGGATAGCTACTTATAAAGCTTGTGATATGGAATGCGATGATAAAGATATATTGGCTGCCTTTGATGATGCCATTGCCGACAATGTTGATATTATCACCGTCTCAATTGGACCTGAAATCCCGGTTAACATCAGCGAAGATATTGTTGCCATTGGCTCCTTTCATGCAATGaagaaggatattttaactgtACAAGGCGCGGGAAACACACGCAATAACTTGTTAAAATCAGTTGTAAGCACTGTACCATGGATATTCTCGGTGGGTGCCAGTAGTATTGACAGAAACATAATCAATAAGGTTGTTCTTAAAAATGGACGTACACTCATT AGTAATACTGTGAATCCTTTTACTACAAGCAAGCATAACAAGAAACTAGTATATGGAAGAGAGATCACCAATCATTGTAACGAATCAAGTGCAAT GCGATGTATGAATAGTTGTATAGACCCTAGCTTGGTGAAAGGAAAGATCATAGTATGCAATGTTGACGAGTTCGGGCTATTAGCACTTGAAACGGGTTTGAATGCAAGTGGTCTTATTATGCGAATGTCTAACCAATCTAAAGATGTATCTAAAATTGTACTTTTACCTACAGCGTACTTGAGTAACCATGATTTTCATTATATTGAATCTTACCTCAAGTCTAAATCATTTCCCTCCGCACGCATACTAAAGAGTAAGACTATTCGTAATGATGGTCATGTCTTAGGTTCTTTTTCAAGCATTGGGCCTAATACGAAATTGCCAGAAATTTTAAAG CCGGATATAACTGCACCGGGCTTAAATATACTAGCAGAAAGTCCTTCAGAAAAAAATGCCTTTTTAGACATACCGGGTGCAAAGTATAACTTTCGTTCTGGAACATCCATGGCGTGTCCTCATGTTACCGGTGTGGTTGCTTATGTGAAATCAAAACATCCTGATTGGTCTATTTCAGCTATCAAATCATCTCTTATGACTACAG CTCGAACCATGAATACAAAGTACaataaaaatgttgtatttggtCATGGAGCAGGATTTATTGATCCAATAAAAGCAACACATCCTGGGCTCGTGTATGAGACATTTTTAGACGAATATATGAATATGTTTTGCAATCTAGGATTAGAAGGAGTCAAGTTGAGGGAGATGTTAGGAACAAAAGAGAAGTGTCCAAAAGGAATTAAAATGTCAACAAAGGATCTCAATTACCCAACAATGACAGCTCCCGTGCACACTAACTCGTCCTTCAAGATTCAATTCTCAAGAGTTGTTACAAATGTTGGACATGCAAACTCAATTTATCACGCACGTGTAAGTACTGGAGATAACACAATATACGTTGACGTCGAGCCAAACATCCTCTCTTTTGTTAGTCTTAAGGAGAGAAAGAAATTTGTGGTAACAGTTAGTGGACATTGGCTCAATCAAGATCATGTTTCTTGTTCCttagattggtttgatggtATTCATACAGTCAAAAGTCCAATTCTTTTATATCGATCATCTATTATATGA
- the LOC124924280 gene encoding protein FAR-RED IMPAIRED RESPONSE 1-like, producing the protein MLDSTTKRKLELNDQAGITLSKSFQSFVVEAGGYDNLPFDERSCRNYISEARRLRLGDGDAEALSNYFCRMQSRNSNFFYVLDLDGESRIKNVFWADARSRATYDYFSDVITFDTTYLTNSYDMPIAPFVGVNHHGQSILLGCGLLSSENTESFIWLFKSWLTCMLGRAPKAIITDQCRAMAIAIEEVFPNSQHRLCLWHIMKKIPAKLGSHSQYKMIKKQLKTIVYNSLTVDECDENWQKMIKEFNLDNNIWLTSLHEERNKWMPVYVKDKFWAGMSTSQRSESMNAFFDDYVHSKTSLKQFVEQYDNALKSKIENEKKLDFISFNSIMPVITGYPIERQFQSVYTNTILKLFQDELRGLMFCNASLVKEEETTLIFEVVETMLGIKGEPLRKVCFVVHYTGLDCQVKCLCRLFEFRGILCRHVISVLIMNGVFEVPMNYIVERWCKNIKRGYQSITNLYDDHSCDDVSYRRKILTPLIYEIQHLGEKNDKCCSILVDILKDAKDKLIAIDFEHSSAQNDCDLIPITNDCEKLKGVTISSVKTIHSPLKVRARGRPPTKRKQSVIEQIVKKSITKARKKV; encoded by the coding sequence ATGCTCGATTCAACTACAAAGAGAAAATTGGAGTTAAATGATCAAGCTGGAATAACTTTAAGTAAAAGTTTTCAATCCTTTGTAGTTGAGGCTGGAGGTTATGATAATCTACCATTTGATGAAAGAAGTtgtagaaattatatttcagaAGCTAGAAGATTGAGGTTAGGGGATGGAGATGCTGAAGcattaagtaattatttttgtCGCATGCAAAGtaggaactcaaacttcttctatGTGCTTGATTTAGATGGTGAATCTcgaattaaaaatgttttttggGCGGATGCTAGATCAAGAGCTACATATGATTATTTTTCTGATGTCATTACATTTGATACAACTTATTTAACCAATAGTTATGACATGCCAATTGCTCCATTTGTTGGGGTGAATCACCATGGTCAATCTATTTTACTTGGATGTGGATTATTATCTAGTGAAAATACAGAATCATTCATATGGTTATTCAAATCTTGGTTGACATGTATGCTTGGACGCGCTCCAAAAGCTATAATTACGGACCAATGTCGCGCAATGGCAATTGCAATTGAAGAGGTATTTCCGAATTCTCAACATCGTTTATGTCTTTggcatataatgaaaaaaattccaGCTAAATTAGGTAGTCATTCTCAgtataaaatgataaagaaaCAATTGAAGACCATTGTGTATAACTCCCTTACAGTTGATGAATGTGATGAGAATTGGCAGAAAATGATTAAGGAGTTTAACTTGGACAATAATATTTGGTTGACATCTCTGCATGAAGAACGTAATAAATGGATGCCTGTATATGTCAAAGATAAATTTTGGGCAGGTATGTCCACATCTCAGAGAAGTGAAAGTATGAATGCATTTTTTGATGATTATGTGCATTCTAAGACATCATTAAAGCAATTTGTTGAGCAGTATGATAATGCTTTGAAGAGTaagattgaaaatgaaaaaaaattggatttcatttctttcaattCAATCATGCCCGTAATAACTGGTTATCCTATTGAGAGACAATTTCAAAGTGTGTACACTAACACAATATTGAAATTGTTTCAAGATGAATTAAGAGGATTAATGTTTTGCAATGCCTCGCtagtaaaagaagaagaaacaacttTGATATTTGAAGTAGTAGAGACTATGTTGGGGATAAAAGGAGAACCCCTACGAAAAGTTTGTTTTGTGGTACATTACACTGGATTAGACTGTCAAGTTAAGTGTTTGTGCCGACTATTTGAGTTTCGAGGAATTTTATGTAGACACGTGATCTCCGTATTGATAATGAATGGGGTGTTTGAGGTTCCTATGAACTATATTGTGGAGAGATGGTGCAAAAATATAAAGCGTGGGTATCAAAGTATTACTAACCTATATGATGATCATAGTTGTGATGATGTCAGTTATCGACGCAAAATTCTCACTCCATTGATATATGAGATTCAACACCTTGGGGAGAAAAATGACAAATGTTGTTCTATTTTGGTGGATATTTTGAAAGATGCAAAAGACAAACTAATTGCAATTGATTTTGAGCATTCAAGTGCTCAAAATGATTGTGATTTGATACCAATTACTAACGATTGTGAAAAGCTTAAAGGAGTGACAATATCTAGTGTAAAAACAATACACTCTCCACTAAAAGTACGAGCGCGAGGTCGTCCAcccacaaagagaaaacaatCTGTTATTGAACAAATTGTGAAGAAATCGATTACAAAGGCTCGAAAAAaggtttga